From the genome of Vibrio gangliei, one region includes:
- the ccoS gene encoding cbb3-type cytochrome oxidase assembly protein CcoS gives MASLYLLIPIAIMFVCIAVAVFVWAVKTDQFDDLDRQGSSILFDDSDEISQSKTLNTNDTPLNNNRDNDES, from the coding sequence ATGGCTAGCTTATATTTGCTCATACCCATTGCCATCATGTTTGTCTGTATTGCCGTCGCTGTTTTTGTGTGGGCGGTAAAAACGGATCAATTTGATGATCTAGACCGACAAGGTAGTAGCATTCTATTTGATGATAGCGATGAAATAAGCCAATCAAAAACCCTCAATACTAACGATACCCCTTTAAATAATAATAGGGACAATGATGAATCCTGA
- a CDS encoding heavy metal translocating P-type ATPase — translation MSGSSTQQMCYHCGDAVPVNAIFSVEILGKPRPMCCPGCESVAQTIVDSGLVSYYQYRTAPADKVDLVPEQLQKLIHYDNVDVQQEFVRHNNELSEVTLSLEGVSCAACAWLIEKQLSACTGVKQIRVNITTQRANLVWDNKQTRLSELIKQIHIIGYKAAPFEPNQQEESYHQMMKQYLYRLGVAGLATMQVMMLAVALYFEVFSDLDPEFKQFLRVVSLIFATPVLLYSAQPFYINAWRSLKARTLVMDVPVSIALIFAYVSSLWATIAGTGEVFFESISMFTFFLLIGRFLEMRARRKAAAASANLLKLVPAMATKLSGKQVPVRSLEIGDKVRVLPGEHIPADGKVLSELTLVDESMLTGESLPVEKHTHDFVYAGTTNVGDHFELEVTSHKADSVIANIVRLQDEAQFSKPKIAEVADYISKYFVAIILVIAAATWIFWHQHEPDSAFWIMLSVLVATCPCALSLATPTAVTCSTSKLGSLGILLRKGHAFETLCKVNHIVLDKTGTLTEGNIMISEVDSFSNEYSQEDVLSIAASLEKHANHPIAAAFEIYQNNDVTVTDVRNLVGSGIEGYYQNKHWRIGTWRFVTQSDNDQQAQFSSIYLSCEQQIVARFGYSDPIRKESARFIEALKSQHIDITVLTGDSEQNTRNVLNQLNIDHFQASMKPQDKLDYLQQLNRDNVTLMIGDGINDAPTLAGAHLSVAMGGGSDVAKSSADMVLLGDKLDKVLEARCLALQTRKIIHQNLAWSLGYNALILPLAVMGFVAPYFAVIGMSASSIIVVTNSLRLLK, via the coding sequence ATGTCGGGATCTTCAACGCAACAAATGTGTTATCACTGCGGTGATGCTGTACCAGTAAACGCAATTTTCAGCGTTGAAATTCTTGGCAAGCCTCGCCCTATGTGCTGCCCAGGCTGTGAATCTGTTGCCCAGACAATTGTTGATAGCGGCCTCGTCTCTTATTATCAATATCGTACTGCTCCGGCAGACAAGGTTGACCTCGTTCCTGAACAACTACAGAAACTGATTCATTACGATAATGTTGATGTGCAACAAGAATTTGTTCGACATAATAACGAACTCAGTGAGGTGACACTGTCACTTGAGGGGGTTTCTTGTGCTGCATGTGCTTGGTTAATTGAAAAACAATTATCTGCATGCACTGGTGTAAAACAAATTCGCGTTAATATTACCACGCAAAGAGCTAACCTTGTTTGGGACAACAAGCAAACTCGTCTGAGTGAGCTTATTAAGCAAATTCATATTATTGGTTATAAAGCCGCCCCTTTTGAACCCAACCAACAAGAAGAAAGCTACCATCAAATGATGAAGCAGTACTTGTATCGCCTAGGTGTGGCTGGCTTGGCGACAATGCAAGTCATGATGCTCGCTGTCGCTCTCTATTTTGAAGTTTTTTCTGATCTCGACCCTGAATTTAAACAATTTTTACGCGTCGTGAGTTTAATCTTCGCAACTCCGGTTTTACTCTATTCTGCTCAGCCTTTTTATATTAATGCCTGGCGCAGCTTAAAAGCTCGCACTTTGGTTATGGACGTCCCTGTCTCTATCGCGCTTATCTTTGCTTATGTGTCCAGTTTGTGGGCAACGATTGCGGGGACAGGAGAAGTTTTCTTTGAATCCATTTCTATGTTTACGTTCTTCCTGTTAATTGGACGATTTCTTGAAATGCGAGCGCGACGAAAAGCTGCTGCAGCCAGTGCCAACCTACTAAAATTGGTTCCGGCAATGGCGACGAAGTTAAGTGGCAAGCAAGTTCCTGTTCGTAGCCTAGAAATCGGAGATAAAGTCCGCGTTCTTCCAGGGGAGCATATCCCTGCTGATGGTAAAGTTCTTTCCGAGTTAACCCTGGTTGATGAATCTATGTTGACCGGTGAATCACTACCAGTCGAAAAACATACTCATGATTTTGTGTATGCAGGCACAACGAATGTTGGTGATCATTTTGAATTGGAAGTCACTAGCCATAAAGCGGATTCTGTTATTGCAAACATTGTCCGCCTACAAGATGAAGCTCAATTTTCAAAGCCTAAAATCGCAGAGGTTGCTGATTACATCTCAAAATATTTCGTCGCGATTATTCTTGTTATTGCGGCAGCAACTTGGATCTTTTGGCATCAACATGAACCAGATTCGGCCTTTTGGATTATGCTTTCGGTGTTGGTTGCCACTTGTCCATGCGCCCTTTCACTTGCCACTCCTACTGCGGTGACGTGCTCGACGTCAAAGCTAGGCAGTCTTGGTATCTTACTTCGTAAAGGTCATGCTTTTGAGACACTGTGTAAAGTAAACCACATTGTTTTGGATAAAACTGGGACGCTAACAGAAGGCAACATCATGATCAGCGAGGTTGACTCCTTTTCAAATGAATATTCCCAAGAAGATGTTTTATCTATTGCTGCTAGTCTTGAAAAGCACGCAAATCATCCGATTGCGGCCGCATTTGAAATCTATCAGAATAACGATGTTACTGTGACTGACGTTCGTAATCTGGTTGGCTCTGGCATTGAAGGTTATTATCAGAATAAACATTGGCGCATTGGCACATGGCGATTTGTGACCCAATCTGACAATGATCAGCAAGCACAATTCTCTTCCATTTATTTATCCTGTGAACAACAGATTGTGGCGAGATTTGGTTACTCTGATCCGATACGAAAAGAGTCGGCTAGATTTATTGAAGCTCTCAAATCACAACATATTGATATTACAGTTTTAACTGGGGACTCGGAACAAAATACACGTAACGTATTGAATCAACTTAATATTGACCATTTTCAAGCGAGTATGAAACCACAGGATAAGTTGGATTACTTGCAACAGTTAAACCGTGACAATGTCACGCTTATGATTGGTGATGGCATCAACGATGCCCCTACACTTGCCGGCGCTCACCTCTCTGTTGCTATGGGTGGTGGCTCAGATGTAGCAAAATCATCTGCGGATATGGTGTTATTGGGGGATAAATTAGATAAAGTACTTGAAGCACGTTGTTTGGCACTACAAACCCGAAAAATCATTCATCAAAACTTAGCTTGGTCACTCGGCTATAATGCTTTGATTTTGCCTTTGGCAGTCATGGGCTTTGTTGCTCCTTACTTTGCTGTAATTGGCATGTCCGCGAGCTCGATTATCGTAGTAACCAATTCTCTGCGATTACTCAAATAA
- a CDS encoding FixH family protein, which translates to MQTPWYKQFWPWFLIFLPMCAVVGSFVTLGIFTKNSVDLVSEDYYKEGKGINVDLTKIHVAKGFQLKASVISTTQGISFSFDKGKLPIYPALKATFTHRTLPDRDFERTITSDANGQYRLNLDTPLQGPWFIKLEPHNKEWLIQGKVTFPTQTATVLLD; encoded by the coding sequence ATGCAAACTCCATGGTATAAGCAGTTTTGGCCTTGGTTCTTAATTTTTCTACCAATGTGCGCCGTTGTTGGCAGCTTCGTTACGTTAGGTATTTTCACTAAAAACAGTGTTGATTTAGTTTCAGAGGATTATTACAAAGAAGGCAAAGGCATCAATGTAGATTTAACCAAAATCCACGTGGCAAAAGGCTTTCAACTAAAAGCCAGTGTTATTTCTACAACGCAAGGCATCAGTTTTAGTTTTGATAAAGGTAAGTTACCAATCTACCCAGCTTTGAAAGCAACATTTACACATAGAACTTTGCCAGATAGGGATTTTGAACGTACCATCACCTCTGATGCAAATGGCCAATACCGGTTAAATCTGGATACGCCACTGCAAGGCCCTTGGTTTATTAAGTTAGAACCTCACAACAAAGAATGGTTAATCCAAGGGAAAGTGACATTTCCAACACAAACTGCAACTGTTTTACTCGATTAA